A region from the Candidatus Tenderia electrophaga genome encodes:
- a CDS encoding chemotaxis protein CheA, whose protein sequence is MAIDLNDEILQDFLVEAGEILDQLGEQLVELERSPDDLDLLNAVFRGFHTVKGGAGFLGLNALVEVCHRAEDVFNLLRQGERQVNPQLMDVILKVTDIVNEMMDYIRSGEDPPEAAPEILQALEAILKGETIAAAPAAEAPESIPEPPAAQAAPTADEARAGASDEEISDDEFEALLDELQGSPKPAAETETAAPAADNDVAGAADSDEISEEEFEALLDQLQGSGEVATPAPSASDAAVSTGAPQGAVAGGDSDEIGEDEFEALLDELESKKQTQPDAGQVSQPAPQPPAEKAPPQTAAKAAPAKPAKEAAPVAETSVRVDTKRLDDIMNLVGELVLVRNRMATLKTNMAADGEVSKAIANLDLVTADLQSSVMKTRMQPIKKVFGRFPRVVRDLARSLKKEVNLELIGEDTDLDKNLVEALADPLVHLVRNSVDHGIEMPDEREQAGKDRTGTVVLSAQQEGDHILLMIEDDGKGMDPDTLRQIAVSKGVIDEDTAARLDDKACYNLIFAPGFSTKSEISDISGRGVGMDVVKTRIAQLNGAIEIDSTLGRGSRIIIKLPLTLAIMPTLMVVLGEQVFALPLANVSEIFDMDSAKRSTVDGKEVVIIREKAVPLVRLRSWLIKGHAANVETEGDGFVVVTAVGNQLIGCVVDQLVGQEEVVIKPLGAMLHGTKGISGATITGNGGIALILDMPGLMEAYASRL, encoded by the coding sequence ATGGCAATCGATCTAAACGATGAAATTCTGCAGGACTTTCTAGTCGAAGCGGGCGAGATCCTCGACCAGTTGGGCGAACAATTGGTTGAATTGGAGCGCAGTCCCGACGACCTCGACTTGCTGAATGCCGTTTTTCGTGGCTTTCACACCGTCAAGGGCGGTGCCGGATTTCTTGGGCTGAATGCCTTGGTGGAGGTGTGTCACCGTGCCGAGGATGTGTTCAACCTGTTGCGTCAGGGCGAGCGTCAGGTCAACCCGCAGTTGATGGATGTCATTCTGAAGGTCACCGACATCGTCAATGAGATGATGGATTACATCCGCTCCGGCGAGGACCCGCCCGAAGCAGCGCCGGAAATCCTGCAGGCCTTGGAGGCCATCCTCAAGGGTGAAACGATCGCGGCTGCACCGGCTGCCGAGGCCCCTGAATCGATTCCTGAGCCGCCGGCGGCTCAGGCCGCCCCCACGGCCGACGAAGCGCGAGCAGGCGCCTCCGACGAAGAAATCAGCGACGACGAATTCGAAGCCCTGCTGGACGAATTACAGGGCAGTCCCAAGCCCGCCGCCGAGACTGAAACAGCGGCTCCCGCTGCGGACAATGACGTGGCCGGCGCGGCCGACTCGGATGAGATTTCCGAGGAAGAATTCGAGGCCTTGCTGGATCAATTGCAGGGTTCGGGTGAAGTGGCAACGCCCGCCCCCAGCGCCAGCGACGCGGCGGTCTCCACAGGGGCGCCGCAGGGCGCAGTCGCCGGCGGCGATTCCGACGAGATTGGCGAAGATGAGTTCGAGGCCCTGCTGGACGAGCTCGAATCCAAGAAGCAGACACAGCCTGACGCGGGCCAGGTCTCTCAGCCTGCGCCTCAGCCGCCGGCCGAGAAGGCGCCGCCGCAAACCGCCGCCAAAGCCGCGCCCGCCAAGCCCGCCAAGGAGGCGGCGCCGGTTGCCGAGACCAGTGTGCGCGTGGATACCAAGCGTCTGGACGACATTATGAACCTGGTCGGCGAGCTGGTGTTGGTGCGCAATCGCATGGCGACCCTGAAAACCAACATGGCCGCCGACGGTGAGGTGAGTAAGGCCATCGCCAATCTCGATCTGGTCACCGCCGATCTGCAAAGTTCGGTGATGAAGACCCGCATGCAGCCGATCAAGAAGGTATTCGGCCGTTTCCCCCGCGTGGTGCGCGACTTGGCCCGCAGTCTCAAGAAAGAAGTCAATCTTGAACTCATCGGTGAAGATACCGACTTGGACAAGAACCTGGTGGAGGCCCTGGCCGACCCGCTAGTGCATCTGGTGCGCAACTCCGTCGACCATGGGATCGAAATGCCGGACGAACGCGAGCAAGCGGGCAAGGACCGCACCGGCACCGTCGTGTTGTCGGCGCAGCAGGAGGGTGACCACATCCTGCTCATGATCGAGGACGACGGTAAGGGCATGGATCCGGACACCTTGCGCCAGATCGCGGTGAGCAAAGGTGTGATCGATGAAGACACCGCCGCGCGTCTGGATGACAAGGCCTGCTACAACCTGATTTTCGCCCCGGGCTTTTCCACCAAATCAGAGATCTCCGATATCTCCGGGCGCGGTGTCGGTATGGACGTGGTCAAAACGCGTATTGCGCAACTCAACGGCGCAATCGAGATCGACTCCACGCTGGGGCGGGGCAGCCGCATTATTATCAAGCTGCCGCTGACCCTGGCGATCATGCCGACCCTGATGGTGGTGCTCGGCGAGCAGGTGTTCGCCCTGCCGCTGGCCAATGTCAGTGAAATATTCGATATGGATTCGGCCAAGCGCAGCACGGTTGACGGCAAAGAGGTGGTCATCATTCGTGAAAAGGCCGTGCCCCTGGTGCGCCTCAGGTCTTGGCTGATCAAGGGCCATGCCGCCAATGTCGAGACCGAGGGCGATGGTTTCGTTGTCGTCACAGCGGTGGGCAATCAATTGATCGGTTGCGTGGTTGATCAGCTGGTGGGCCAGGAAGAAGTGGTGATCAAACCCCTGGGCGCCATGTTGCACGGCACTAAAGGCATTTCCGGTGCCACAATCACAGGTAATGGTGGAATCGCCCTAATACTGGATATGCCAGGGCTCATGGAAGCCTATGCCAGCCGTTTGTAG
- a CDS encoding chemotaxis response regulator protein-glutamate methylesterase produces the protein MPVRVLVVDDSSFFRKRLTEILNGDNHIEVVGAAINGKEAIELVKKLKPDVVTMDIEMPVMDGITAVRKIMQSDPLPILMFSSLTTDGAKATLDALEAGATDFLPKRMEDISQDRESAKRQLCARVRLIGARGLQKGPLLAAKPQFAAPAPKPAPGLRRGKFRLVAIGTSTGGPVALQQVLTGLPASFPLPILLVQHMPASFTPAFAERLNKLSAIRIKEACDGDRLENGCAYLAPGGMQLLLEERHGGAVIRIVESRPGQTYKPSVDVTFGSASKLFGADVLAIVLTGMGADGREGARMLKHGGASVWAQDKGSSVIYGMPAAVVEAGLADKVLALNAIGPSLMEVV, from the coding sequence ATGCCGGTTCGGGTCCTGGTTGTCGATGACTCATCATTTTTCAGAAAGCGACTGACCGAAATACTCAATGGCGATAACCATATTGAAGTCGTCGGTGCGGCGATCAATGGCAAGGAGGCCATCGAGCTTGTAAAAAAGCTTAAACCCGATGTCGTCACCATGGACATCGAGATGCCGGTGATGGACGGCATTACCGCGGTGCGCAAGATCATGCAGTCCGATCCGCTGCCTATCCTCATGTTTTCATCCCTGACCACCGACGGCGCCAAGGCGACGCTGGACGCACTTGAAGCCGGTGCGACTGATTTTCTGCCCAAGCGCATGGAAGACATCTCGCAGGACCGGGAGTCGGCCAAACGTCAGCTCTGCGCGCGCGTGCGTTTGATCGGTGCCCGGGGCTTGCAAAAGGGCCCGCTACTCGCGGCCAAACCCCAGTTCGCCGCGCCGGCGCCAAAACCGGCCCCCGGGCTGCGGCGCGGCAAGTTCAGATTGGTGGCCATCGGGACGTCGACGGGCGGACCGGTGGCCTTGCAACAAGTGCTGACCGGTCTGCCGGCCTCTTTTCCTTTGCCTATCCTGCTGGTGCAGCACATGCCGGCCAGTTTCACGCCGGCCTTTGCCGAACGTCTCAACAAGTTGTCGGCCATTCGTATCAAAGAGGCCTGCGACGGCGATCGTTTGGAAAACGGCTGCGCCTATCTGGCCCCGGGCGGGATGCAGTTGCTGCTGGAGGAACGCCACGGCGGCGCCGTGATCCGCATAGTCGAAAGCCGTCCGGGACAGACCTACAAGCCCAGCGTGGACGTTACCTTCGGCTCGGCCTCGAAACTGTTCGGCGCGGATGTATTGGCCATTGTGCTCACCGGTATGGGTGCCGATGGGCGCGAGGGTGCGCGCATGCTGAAGCACGGGGGTGCCAGCGTCTGGGCTCAGGACAAGGGCAGCAGTGTGATCTACGGCATGCCAGCGGCTGTAGTCGAGGCCGGGCTGGCCGATAAGGTATTAGCGTTGAATGCAATCGGCCCCAGCTTAATGGAAGTGGTGTAA
- the motC gene encoding flagellar motor protein (homologous to MotA; this protein with a related protein (a MotB homolog) forms the ion channels that couple flagellar rotation to proton/sodium motive force across the membrane and forms the stator elements of the rotary flagellar machine; either MotAB or MotCD is sufficient for swimming, but both are necessary for swarming motility; these organisms have both MotA and MotC), translating into MDILTLIGLALGFGAILVGNILEGGHTDSLVQGVAFLIVAGGTVGAVMVQTPLSVFLRSLKMFMWIFLPPKVEQKAAVEKIVSWSNIARKEGLLGLESLVESETDSFAQKGLQLLVDGSEPETIRSILEVEIGVKEHFDTQAAKVYEGLGGYSPTIGIIGAVMGLIHVMNNLADPSKLGSGIAVAFVATIYGVGLANLIFLPVATKLKGIIHNQTQFREMVVEGVISIAEGENPRNIETKLDGYLH; encoded by the coding sequence ATGGATATCCTCACACTCATCGGCCTCGCGCTCGGCTTTGGCGCCATTCTTGTCGGCAACATTCTCGAGGGTGGGCATACCGACTCCCTGGTACAGGGGGTCGCCTTTTTGATCGTCGCCGGCGGTACGGTCGGCGCGGTGATGGTCCAGACGCCCCTGTCGGTGTTTCTGCGTTCCTTGAAGATGTTCATGTGGATCTTTCTCCCCCCCAAGGTGGAGCAGAAGGCAGCGGTGGAAAAGATCGTCAGTTGGAGCAACATCGCCCGTAAAGAGGGCTTGTTGGGGCTGGAGTCGTTGGTGGAGTCGGAGACCGACAGCTTTGCCCAAAAGGGGCTGCAACTGTTGGTGGACGGCTCCGAGCCGGAGACCATTCGCAGTATTCTGGAGGTCGAAATCGGCGTCAAGGAACACTTCGACACCCAGGCGGCCAAGGTCTACGAAGGGCTGGGCGGCTATTCCCCCACCATCGGCATCATCGGCGCCGTCATGGGCCTGATCCACGTGATGAACAATCTGGCCGATCCCAGCAAGCTCGGCTCGGGCATCGCCGTGGCCTTCGTCGCCACTATTTACGGTGTCGGTCTGGCCAATCTCATCTTTCTGCCCGTCGCCACTAAATTGAAAGGCATCATCCACAACCAGACCCAATTCCGCGAAATGGTGGTTGAGGGTGTTATCTCCATCGCCGAAGGCGAAAACCCCAGGAATATCGAAACCAAGCTGGATGGCTATCTGCATTAA
- a CDS encoding cobalamin biosynthesis protein CobQ yields MRVWAVANQKGGVGKTTSAVSLAGLLTQRGRRVLLLDIDPHGSLTSYFRFNPDELESSIFTLFQDQVVNPISVIRPTRFENLHLLPATMALATLDRQLGARSGMGLVLSRALKTLAGRYDYALIDCPPMLGVLMVNAMAACDHLVIPVQTEFLALKGLERMLKTLSMITRSRSVRLPYTIVPTMFDRRTRASSDTLRLLRTRYSAELWNAVIPVDTQFREASRIGVPLPLLAPQARGVAAYTRLLDTLVSTHAGERQAAVI; encoded by the coding sequence GTGAGGGTCTGGGCCGTGGCCAATCAGAAGGGCGGTGTGGGCAAGACCACCAGCGCCGTCAGCCTGGCCGGGCTGCTGACCCAGCGTGGCCGGCGCGTGCTGCTGTTGGACATCGATCCGCACGGCTCCCTGACTTCGTATTTCCGTTTCAATCCGGACGAGCTGGAAAGCAGCATTTTTACCCTGTTCCAGGACCAGGTTGTCAATCCCATCAGCGTCATCCGCCCGACCCGCTTCGAGAATCTGCACCTCCTGCCGGCGACCATGGCGCTGGCCACTCTGGATCGTCAGCTGGGCGCGCGCAGCGGCATGGGCTTGGTGCTAAGCCGCGCCCTGAAGACGCTGGCCGGGCGCTACGACTATGCGTTGATCGACTGCCCGCCCATGCTCGGGGTGTTGATGGTGAACGCCATGGCGGCCTGCGATCATTTGGTGATTCCGGTGCAGACCGAGTTTCTCGCCCTCAAGGGGCTGGAGCGCATGCTGAAGACGCTTTCCATGATCACCCGTTCACGCAGCGTGCGCCTGCCGTACACCATCGTGCCAACCATGTTCGATCGCCGCACCCGCGCCTCTAGCGACACCCTGCGGCTGCTGAGGACGCGCTACAGCGCCGAATTGTGGAATGCCGTGATCCCGGTGGACACCCAGTTTCGCGAGGCCAGTCGAATCGGTGTACCCCTGCCGTTGTTGGCGCCCCAGGCACGCGGCGTGGCGGCCTATACGCGCTTGCTGGATACCCTGGTGAGCACTCATGCCGGCGAGCGGCAGGCGGCGGTCATATGA
- a CDS encoding chemotaxis protein CheW produces MSTSEQAENNPITQWVTFRLGEETYGINVMQVQEVLRMTEIAPVPGAPGYVLGIINLRGNVVTVMDTRSRFGLPPHEADEATRIVIIEAEDQVVGILVDSVAEVVYLKQSDIEIAPNVGNEESSRYIQGVANRDEGLLILVDLDKLLTDEEWKEFASL; encoded by the coding sequence ATGAGCACAAGCGAGCAGGCAGAAAATAATCCGATTACACAGTGGGTGACTTTTCGCTTGGGTGAAGAAACCTATGGCATCAATGTCATGCAGGTACAGGAAGTCCTGCGCATGACCGAAATCGCCCCGGTGCCGGGGGCGCCAGGCTATGTGCTGGGCATCATCAATCTGCGCGGCAATGTCGTCACCGTCATGGACACGCGCAGTCGCTTCGGCCTGCCGCCGCACGAGGCCGACGAGGCCACGCGTATCGTGATCATCGAGGCCGAAGACCAGGTCGTGGGCATTCTGGTGGACAGCGTCGCCGAGGTGGTCTACCTAAAACAATCCGACATCGAGATCGCACCCAATGTGGGCAACGAAGAGAGCTCGCGTTATATTCAGGGGGTGGCGAATCGGGACGAAGGCCTGCTGATATTGGTTGACCTGGACAAACTCCTGACAGACGAAGAGTGGAAGGAGTTCGCCAGCCTGTAA
- a CDS encoding extradiol dioxygenase produces MSKVRPAAVAGMFYPDDAATLKHMVRQFLDQATSSGAAPKAIIAPHAGYIYSGCVAASAYHLLEGQRDTIKRVVLLGPSHRVPLLGLAASSAESFATPLGNVPLDRTMIARLSQLPQVNILDEAHIMEHSLEVQLPFLQSILADFKLVPLVVGDASADEVCEVLEQAGLDRTTLIVISSDLSHYHDYATAQQMDQHTSDAIKHLAPDTLGYEDACGRIPVSGMLTLARKLGLKAEIVDLRNSGDTAGPRDQVVGYGAYVFR; encoded by the coding sequence ATGAGCAAGGTCAGACCCGCCGCCGTTGCCGGTATGTTCTATCCCGATGACGCGGCCACACTGAAACACATGGTGCGCCAATTTCTGGATCAGGCCACCTCCAGCGGCGCCGCGCCCAAGGCCATCATCGCCCCGCACGCGGGCTACATCTATTCCGGCTGCGTGGCCGCCAGCGCCTACCACCTGTTGGAGGGCCAGCGCGACACGATCAAACGCGTCGTGCTGCTCGGACCCTCACACCGGGTGCCGCTGCTGGGTCTGGCCGCCAGCAGCGCCGAGAGCTTTGCCACTCCGCTGGGGAACGTGCCGCTGGATCGGACCATGATTGCACGGCTGAGCCAATTGCCCCAGGTCAACATCTTGGACGAAGCGCACATAATGGAACACAGCTTGGAAGTGCAACTGCCGTTTCTGCAATCCATTTTGGCTGACTTCAAACTGGTCCCCTTAGTGGTTGGCGATGCCAGCGCCGATGAAGTCTGCGAAGTACTGGAACAGGCCGGACTGGACCGGACGACCCTGATCGTCATCAGTTCCGACCTGAGCCATTACCACGACTATGCCACCGCACAACAGATGGACCAGCACACCTCCGACGCCATCAAACACCTGGCGCCCGACACGCTCGGCTATGAAGACGCCTGCGGCCGCATCCCCGTCAGCGGCATGCTGACGCTGGCGCGCAAGCTGGGATTGAAGGCGGAGATCGTCGATCTGCGTAACTCCGGCGATACCGCCGGGCCGAGAGATCAGGTGGTGGGATACGGTGCCTATGTCTTCAGATGA
- a CDS encoding radical SAM protein, with the protein MSDAMQMQTVVPTTFWHRLEDGRIQCDVCPRFCKLHEGQQGLCFVRANQGDQIVLTTYGRSSGYCIDPIEKKPLNHFLPGTPVLSFGTAGCNLACKFCQNWDMSKAREMDVLADEAPPAAIAQAAKELGCASVAYTYNDPVIFLEYAVDVAKACHERGIKSVAVTAGYITPQPRKLFFEHMDAANVDLKAFTDEFYYKVCGGHLQHILDTLMYIKHETDCWLETTTLIIPGSNDSDDELKRMTEWVVENLGPDVPMHFSGFHPDWKMMDVPATPMATLVRARNIALAAGVRYAYTGNVHDKAGESTYCHQCGKMLIGRDWYVLSDWHLSEDGQCEFCGARCSGVFHGPPGAWGAKRMPIRLKDYAALA; encoded by the coding sequence ATGAGTGACGCGATGCAGATGCAAACAGTGGTTCCTACCACATTTTGGCACAGGCTCGAGGATGGCCGCATACAGTGCGATGTCTGTCCCCGTTTTTGCAAGTTACACGAGGGGCAGCAGGGCTTGTGTTTTGTGCGCGCCAACCAGGGCGACCAGATCGTGCTTACCACCTATGGCCGTTCCAGTGGCTACTGTATTGATCCCATTGAGAAAAAGCCGCTAAACCATTTTCTGCCGGGCACCCCGGTGCTGTCCTTTGGCACAGCCGGCTGCAATCTGGCCTGCAAGTTCTGTCAGAACTGGGACATGAGCAAGGCCCGCGAGATGGATGTGTTGGCCGATGAGGCGCCGCCCGCGGCGATCGCCCAGGCGGCCAAGGAACTGGGCTGTGCCAGTGTCGCCTACACCTATAATGATCCGGTGATTTTCCTCGAATACGCCGTGGATGTGGCCAAGGCCTGTCATGAGCGCGGGATCAAGTCCGTTGCCGTCACGGCGGGCTACATCACGCCGCAGCCGCGCAAGCTGTTCTTTGAGCACATGGATGCTGCCAATGTGGACCTGAAGGCCTTCACCGATGAGTTCTACTATAAGGTCTGCGGTGGTCACTTGCAGCACATCCTCGATACCCTGATGTATATCAAGCACGAGACCGATTGCTGGTTGGAAACGACCACGCTCATTATCCCGGGCAGCAACGACTCGGACGATGAGCTTAAGCGCATGACCGAGTGGGTGGTGGAAAACCTGGGTCCGGACGTGCCCATGCACTTTTCCGGCTTCCATCCCGACTGGAAGATGATGGACGTGCCCGCCACCCCCATGGCCACCCTGGTGCGCGCGCGCAATATCGCCCTGGCCGCCGGTGTGCGTTACGCCTATACCGGCAATGTGCACGACAAGGCCGGCGAGAGCACCTATTGCCATCAGTGCGGCAAGATGCTGATCGGTCGCGACTGGTACGTGTTATCGGATTGGCATTTGAGCGAGGATGGTCAGTGTGAATTCTGCGGTGCGCGATGCAGCGGGGTATTCCATGGTCCGCCGGGGGCGTGGGGCGCTAAGCGTATGCCGATTAGGTTAAAGGATTACGCAGCGCTCGCGTGA
- a CDS encoding carbonic anhydrase, translating into MTDLNDLFENNKAWTEAINAEDPTFFKKLSAQQAPEYLWIGCADSRVPANEIVGLLPGELFVHRNVANAVIHTDLNCLSVIQYAVDVLKVKHIIVCGHYGCGGVQAAMQTQSFGIVDYWLRHLKDLYQKHHQALKQIADREQRWDRMCELNVVEQVFNVCHTNIVQSAWGRGQELSIHGWIYSIKDGLLRDLGVTFESTDGISKLYQMTDAS; encoded by the coding sequence ATGACCGACCTCAACGACTTATTTGAAAATAACAAGGCCTGGACCGAGGCCATCAACGCCGAGGACCCGACCTTTTTCAAGAAGCTGTCGGCGCAGCAGGCACCGGAATACCTGTGGATCGGCTGCGCCGACAGCCGTGTGCCGGCCAATGAAATCGTCGGCCTGCTGCCGGGCGAATTGTTCGTACATCGCAACGTCGCCAATGCGGTCATTCATACCGATCTGAATTGCCTGTCGGTGATCCAATATGCCGTTGACGTCCTCAAGGTCAAGCACATCATCGTCTGCGGTCATTACGGCTGCGGCGGGGTACAGGCGGCCATGCAAACCCAGTCTTTCGGCATTGTCGACTACTGGCTGCGCCACCTCAAGGACCTGTATCAGAAGCACCATCAAGCCCTGAAGCAGATTGCCGACCGGGAACAACGCTGGGACCGCATGTGCGAGCTGAACGTGGTGGAACAGGTGTTCAATGTCTGCCACACCAACATCGTCCAGAGCGCCTGGGGGCGGGGCCAGGAACTCTCTATACACGGCTGGATCTACAGCATCAAGGACGGTCTGCTGCGTGACTTGGGCGTGACCTTCGAAAGCACAGACGGCATCTCCAAGCTGTACCAGATGACCGATGCGAGCTAG
- a CDS encoding 2', 3'-cyclic nucleotide 2'-phosphodiesterase: MTTTAVQTPSRSLEEQLHDLNARYHGLTPEQRVKQLYRDFDAGEVMLTSSFATNSAFLLHLFATTAPDQVIHFIDTGYHFPETLAYKKKLTELYHLNVVDVHPEPWKHEYTLKDQTWKTDPDFCCSINKVEPLQEIKKDYNVWVSGLMRWQTEHRASLDIFEYRGGIIKFYPLLDVTKEQRDAYIRDHKLPFHPLVAQGYSSVGCTHCTRAGDDRCGRWVDSSKSECGLHL; the protein is encoded by the coding sequence ATGACGACAACCGCAGTCCAGACCCCCAGCCGCTCGCTTGAGGAGCAGCTGCATGATCTCAACGCCCGCTACCATGGCCTCACACCGGAACAGCGGGTCAAGCAGCTGTATCGTGATTTCGACGCCGGTGAGGTTATGCTGACTTCCTCGTTTGCCACCAACTCGGCCTTCTTGCTGCATCTGTTTGCCACCACGGCGCCGGATCAGGTGATCCATTTCATCGACACCGGCTATCACTTTCCCGAAACCCTGGCCTACAAAAAGAAGCTCACCGAGCTGTATCACCTGAACGTGGTGGACGTGCATCCCGAGCCTTGGAAGCACGAGTATACCCTCAAGGACCAGACCTGGAAAACCGACCCCGATTTTTGTTGTTCCATCAACAAGGTCGAGCCCTTGCAGGAGATCAAAAAGGATTACAATGTCTGGGTCTCCGGCCTGATGCGCTGGCAGACCGAGCACCGCGCCTCACTGGATATATTCGAATATCGCGGCGGCATTATTAAATTCTACCCCCTGCTGGATGTCACCAAGGAGCAGCGTGATGCCTATATTCGCGATCATAAGCTGCCCTTCCATCCGCTGGTGGCGCAGGGCTATTCTTCGGTGGGCTGTACCCATTGCACCCGGGCCGGCGACGACCGCTGCGGCCGCTGGGTGGACTCATCCAAGTCCGAGTGCGGACTGCATTTATAG
- a CDS encoding LOG family protein, which yields MKYDVVDARITPEGHLDVLSQLEVAKLRDTSQGGLYHIFRNCSLAVLNCGGHLDDGRELLQRYKDFDIWVVQQERGIKLEVQNAPATAFVDGKMIKGISEHLFAVLRDVVYVNDEIHGTGRFDLNDSEGISNAVFHILRNANVLQPNSNTNMVVCWGGHSIERSEYEYTKEVGHELGLRTLNICTGCGPGSMKGPMKGATIGHAKQRINNGRYLGISEPGIIAAESPNPIVNELVIMPDIEKRLEAFVRTAHGVVVFPGGAGTAEEILYILGILLHPDNEEIPFPLIFTGPASAQTYFNGIDRFIAQTLGPKAQKLYQIIIDDPARVAREIENGIQAVRQFRREKGDAYYFNWLLTIDQAFQKPFEPTHENMAALELHKDQDAHLLAANLRRAFSGVVAGNVKDEGIRAIEEKGLFEIRGDHGIMEPLDVLLASFVEQQRMKLPGRGYTPCYKVIK from the coding sequence ATGAAGTACGACGTCGTCGATGCACGTATCACCCCCGAAGGACATCTGGATGTACTGTCCCAGCTGGAGGTCGCCAAGCTGCGCGATACCAGTCAGGGCGGCCTGTATCACATCTTCCGCAACTGTTCGCTGGCGGTGTTGAACTGCGGCGGTCATCTGGATGACGGCCGTGAGCTGCTGCAACGCTATAAGGATTTTGATATCTGGGTGGTGCAACAGGAACGCGGTATCAAGCTGGAAGTGCAAAACGCACCGGCCACCGCCTTCGTTGACGGTAAGATGATCAAGGGCATCAGCGAACACCTGTTCGCCGTGCTGCGCGACGTGGTCTACGTGAATGACGAAATCCATGGTACCGGCCGCTTCGATCTCAACGACAGCGAAGGCATTAGCAATGCCGTGTTCCATATCCTGCGTAATGCCAATGTGCTGCAGCCCAACTCGAATACCAATATGGTGGTCTGTTGGGGCGGCCATTCCATCGAGCGCAGCGAATATGAATATACCAAGGAAGTCGGGCATGAACTGGGGCTGCGCACTTTGAATATCTGCACCGGCTGCGGTCCGGGTTCCATGAAGGGCCCCATGAAGGGCGCCACCATCGGCCACGCCAAGCAGCGCATTAATAACGGCCGTTATCTCGGTATTTCCGAGCCGGGCATCATCGCCGCCGAATCACCCAATCCCATTGTCAACGAGTTGGTGATCATGCCCGACATCGAGAAGCGGCTGGAGGCCTTCGTGCGCACCGCCCACGGCGTGGTGGTGTTTCCGGGCGGTGCCGGCACGGCCGAGGAGATCCTCTACATACTGGGTATCCTGTTGCACCCCGACAATGAGGAGATTCCCTTTCCGCTGATTTTTACCGGCCCTGCCTCGGCGCAGACGTATTTTAACGGCATCGATAGATTCATCGCCCAGACGTTGGGGCCCAAGGCGCAGAAGCTGTATCAAATCATCATCGACGACCCCGCCCGAGTGGCGCGGGAGATCGAGAACGGCATACAGGCGGTGCGCCAGTTTCGCCGCGAAAAGGGCGATGCCTACTATTTCAACTGGCTGCTGACCATCGACCAGGCGTTCCAGAAGCCCTTCGAACCCACCCATGAAAACATGGCGGCGCTGGAGTTGCACAAGGACCAGGATGCCCACCTGCTGGCCGCCAATCTGCGCCGCGCCTTTTCCGGCGTGGTGGCGGGTAACGTCAAGGACGAAGGCATCCGCGCCATCGAAGAAAAGGGTCTCTTCGAGATCCGCGGTGACCACGGCATCATGGAACCGCTGGACGTGCTGCTTGCCAGTTTCGTGGAACAGCAGCGCATGAAATTGCCGGGCAGAGGCTACACCCCCTGCTACAAGGTGATCAAATAG